The Pseudomonas orientalis genome contains a region encoding:
- a CDS encoding LrgB family protein, whose amino-acid sequence MMFDWQGAWTAVIHHPLFGIGITLGAYQLVLAAFEKTRWIFLQPVLVSMLLVIGVLLICGLDYTEYRKSTEIMGILLGPATVALAVPLYLNLRRIRQLFWPIFTTLVVGGVLATGLCVWLGWWFGAEHRVLMTMAPKSVTSPIAMLVAEQIGGVAALAAVFVLITGVAGAMIGPAFLSRLGVYSPEARGMALGMTAHAVGTSVALQESEECGAFAALAMSLMGVATAVFLPLAVSVIV is encoded by the coding sequence ATGATGTTCGACTGGCAGGGCGCCTGGACGGCCGTCATTCATCACCCGTTGTTCGGTATCGGCATCACCCTGGGCGCGTATCAGTTGGTACTGGCGGCGTTCGAGAAAACCCGCTGGATCTTCCTGCAGCCGGTGCTGGTCTCCATGTTGCTGGTGATTGGCGTGTTGCTGATCTGCGGCCTGGACTACACCGAATACCGCAAAAGCACCGAGATCATGGGCATTCTGCTGGGGCCGGCGACGGTGGCCCTGGCGGTGCCGCTTTATTTGAACCTGCGACGGATTCGCCAATTGTTCTGGCCGATTTTTACTACGCTGGTGGTAGGTGGGGTGTTGGCCACCGGCCTGTGCGTGTGGTTGGGCTGGTGGTTCGGTGCCGAACACCGGGTGCTGATGACCATGGCGCCCAAGTCGGTGACGTCGCCGATTGCGATGCTGGTGGCCGAGCAGATCGGTGGGGTGGCGGCATTGGCTGCGGTGTTCGTGCTGATCACCGGGGTGGCCGGCGCGATGATCGGCCCGGCGTTCCTGTCGCGCCTGGGTGTCTACAGCCCCGAGGCGCGCGGCATGGCCTTGGGCATGACGGCCCACGCGGTCGGCACCTCGGTGGCCCTGCAGGAAAGCGAAGAATGCGGCGCCTTTGCGGCGCTGGCCATGAGTTTGATGGGTGTGGCCACGGCAGTGTTCCTGCCGCTGGCCGTGTCCGTGATCGTTTAA
- a CDS encoding CidA/LrgA family protein, producing MLLRGLTWLVLFQLIGTALNHLLLPVLPGPIIGLLLMLGFLIWRGEVSEPLSLAAGSLLRYLPLLLVPPAVGVMVYARDIVADFWAIVGALVLSLVVAMGVVGVLMERLVRRKEKEQ from the coding sequence ATGTTGTTACGTGGCCTGACCTGGCTGGTGCTGTTTCAATTGATCGGCACTGCGCTCAACCATCTGCTGTTGCCGGTATTGCCGGGGCCGATCATCGGCCTGCTGCTGATGCTCGGCTTCCTGATCTGGCGCGGCGAAGTCAGCGAGCCGCTGAGCCTGGCGGCCGGCAGCCTGCTGCGCTATTTGCCGTTGCTGCTGGTGCCGCCGGCCGTGGGCGTGATGGTGTATGCCAGGGACATCGTTGCCGACTTCTGGGCTATCGTCGGCGCGCTGGTGCTGTCGCTGGTCGTCGCGATGGGGGTTGTCGGCGTGCTGATGGAGCGGTTGGTCCGGCGCAAGGAGAAGGAACAATGA